A window from Aquabacterium sp. NJ1 encodes these proteins:
- a CDS encoding putative solute-binding protein — translation MSQTSLAVLVAMGAMTSAQAAQKVCVYDLLGTAGDLFNMAKDYAVAMQKFGGNIELKGYTDERVASEDFRTGQCDGVIATAFRTRQFNPVAGSIDTLGATTIVKDGKIDIAASYDVVRKIIQTYASPAAAKLMVEGNYEIGGITPLGAAYPVLNDRKINTVEALAGKRIASFDYDKAQAVMIQRIGAQPISADITNFSTKFNNGAVDMIAAPTLAYKPLELYKGIGKTGAITRFPIMILTYQVVLNKTKFPEGFGEKSREYWASQFDRSMQLIKQADASIPPGTWMELSAENSYKYTLMLRESRIDIAQKGLYDKRGLKVIKKIRCNVNPADPECTTKSEEDWK, via the coding sequence ATGAGCCAAACCAGCCTGGCCGTGCTGGTTGCCATGGGTGCAATGACATCTGCCCAGGCTGCTCAAAAAGTTTGCGTTTACGACTTGCTGGGCACTGCTGGCGACCTCTTCAACATGGCCAAGGATTACGCCGTGGCGATGCAAAAGTTCGGTGGCAACATCGAACTCAAGGGCTATACCGATGAGCGCGTGGCCTCGGAAGACTTCCGTACCGGCCAATGCGACGGTGTGATCGCCACCGCATTCCGCACGCGCCAGTTCAACCCCGTGGCCGGCTCGATCGACACGCTGGGCGCCACCACCATCGTCAAGGACGGCAAGATCGACATCGCCGCCAGCTACGACGTGGTCCGCAAGATCATCCAGACCTATGCATCGCCTGCAGCAGCCAAGCTGATGGTTGAAGGCAACTATGAAATCGGCGGCATCACACCGCTGGGCGCCGCCTACCCCGTGCTCAATGATCGCAAGATCAACACCGTGGAAGCCCTGGCCGGCAAGCGCATTGCCTCGTTCGACTACGACAAGGCCCAGGCCGTGATGATCCAGCGCATTGGTGCGCAGCCGATCTCCGCCGACATCACCAACTTCTCGACCAAGTTCAACAACGGCGCCGTGGACATGATCGCGGCACCCACACTGGCCTACAAGCCGCTGGAGCTCTACAAGGGCATTGGCAAGACGGGTGCCATCACGCGCTTCCCGATCATGATCCTGACCTACCAGGTCGTGCTCAACAAGACCAAGTTCCCCGAAGGTTTCGGCGAGAAGTCCCGCGAATACTGGGCCAGCCAGTTCGATCGCTCCATGCAGCTGATCAAGCAGGCCGACGCCAGCATCCCGCCCGGCACCTGGATGGAACTGAGCGCCGAGAATTCCTACAAATACACCTTGATGCTGCGTGAATCGCGCATCGATATCGCGCAAAAGGGCTTGTACGACAAGCGCGGTCTGAAGGTCATCAAGAAAATCCGCTGCAACGTGAACCCGGCTGACCCCGAGTGCACCACCAAGTCGGAAGAAGACTGGAAGTAA
- a CDS encoding TRAP transporter large permease subunit → MNTPASRKILGRTILEWFSSLPVFALLLLTLIIGTGEMVHGQLLKLGESMFGDSHAQVQYFMLRAEPVKPDCDVNVNIDAELAKQSAAPSGKTGGDDIDDLFGDQKAADPAVLRKSIEQALAICKAKHELYAKVVQHQTPQVRAYRTLETSFFGLFQIGTDNRPLILLLMVAIAAVTTTLGFHHIGIRPGHYSKDYLLQSVSQVISSALLLFSCVRYYQILQGSGVPIEHPLIHYIWMALFTTLLLINLKRVIMPVKSQFGEGEWSGAFLSIPLYAQMATIAGVYFLIKGHHAGLAIYINQLMELPSIFMNLGLFIWSGMLLKQSRIVDLFMDTLRPWNLSPQLLTYIILLAAAVATAYTGASGVFVIAAGGIIYHEVRASGGSRQFALAATAMSGSLGVVLRPCLLVVMIAALNKQVTTSGLYHWGFYVFLLTSTLFFLTSQMLRTQRANIESPMKALPAMIRQIVPLLPYFLVVAVVVWLYEYALDTKLNEITAPTIMPVILLIILVYDKFTNKGKAELTPDYASHRQEGVEKSIRYATNETIGHIGALLSLMTLSLAMGGVIERSEVMGFFPKVFENHWTAMAFLVVTKVLLGMIMDPFGAVVLVSGTLAPIAYANNIDPLHFWMMVLVAFELGYLLPPVAINQLLTRQVIGEEEVTVADAEVKHLGFYRRYERWILPLVVMTIGLVIVAFGPLAIHDYPQLAFMKEWFPPAGQ, encoded by the coding sequence ATGAACACCCCTGCCTCCCGAAAGATCCTGGGTCGCACCATTCTCGAATGGTTCTCCAGCCTTCCCGTCTTTGCCTTGTTGTTGTTGACCCTGATCATCGGTACCGGTGAGATGGTCCACGGCCAGTTGCTCAAGCTGGGCGAATCCATGTTCGGCGACTCCCACGCTCAAGTGCAGTACTTCATGCTGCGCGCCGAGCCGGTCAAGCCCGATTGCGATGTCAACGTCAACATCGACGCCGAACTGGCCAAGCAATCCGCGGCGCCTTCTGGCAAAACCGGCGGTGATGACATCGACGATCTCTTTGGTGATCAGAAGGCTGCAGACCCGGCTGTGCTGCGCAAGTCGATCGAGCAGGCCCTGGCGATCTGCAAGGCCAAGCACGAGTTGTATGCCAAGGTGGTGCAGCACCAGACGCCGCAGGTCAGGGCCTACCGCACACTGGAAACCAGCTTCTTCGGTCTGTTCCAGATCGGTACGGACAACCGCCCGCTGATCCTGCTGCTGATGGTGGCCATCGCCGCCGTGACCACCACGCTGGGCTTCCACCACATCGGCATCCGCCCCGGCCATTACTCGAAGGACTACCTGCTGCAATCGGTGTCGCAGGTGATCTCATCGGCCCTGCTGCTGTTTTCCTGCGTGCGCTACTACCAGATCCTGCAAGGCTCTGGCGTGCCCATCGAGCACCCGCTGATCCACTACATCTGGATGGCCTTGTTCACCACCCTGCTGCTGATCAACCTCAAGCGCGTGATCATGCCGGTCAAGTCCCAGTTCGGTGAAGGTGAGTGGTCCGGTGCATTCCTGTCCATCCCGCTGTACGCGCAGATGGCCACCATCGCAGGCGTGTACTTCCTGATCAAGGGTCACCACGCTGGCCTGGCCATCTACATCAACCAGCTGATGGAGTTGCCCAGCATCTTCATGAACCTCGGCCTGTTCATCTGGTCGGGCATGTTGCTCAAGCAAAGCCGCATCGTCGACCTGTTCATGGACACGCTGCGCCCCTGGAACCTGTCGCCCCAGCTGCTGACCTACATCATCTTGCTGGCTGCTGCTGTGGCCACGGCCTACACGGGTGCCTCCGGTGTGTTCGTGATCGCCGCTGGCGGCATCATCTACCACGAGGTGCGTGCCTCGGGTGGTTCGCGTCAGTTCGCCCTGGCCGCCACCGCCATGTCCGGCTCGCTGGGCGTGGTGCTGCGCCCCTGCCTGCTGGTCGTGATGATCGCCGCGCTGAACAAGCAAGTGACCACCAGCGGCCTGTACCACTGGGGCTTCTACGTGTTCCTGCTGACGTCGACGCTGTTCTTCCTGACCTCGCAGATGCTGCGTACCCAGCGTGCCAACATCGAATCGCCGATGAAGGCCCTGCCCGCGATGATTCGCCAGATCGTCCCCCTGCTGCCCTATTTCCTCGTGGTGGCCGTGGTGGTCTGGCTGTATGAATACGCCCTGGACACCAAGCTCAACGAGATCACTGCCCCGACGATCATGCCGGTCATCCTGCTGATCATCCTCGTCTACGACAAGTTCACGAACAAGGGCAAGGCCGAGCTGACACCTGACTACGCCAGCCACCGCCAGGAAGGTGTCGAGAAGTCGATCCGTTACGCCACCAACGAGACCATCGGTCACATCGGTGCGCTGCTGAGCCTGATGACGCTGTCGCTGGCCATGGGTGGCGTGATCGAGCGCTCCGAAGTCATGGGCTTCTTCCCCAAGGTGTTCGAAAATCACTGGACGGCAATGGCCTTCCTGGTTGTCACCAAGGTGCTGCTGGGCATGATCATGGACCCGTTCGGTGCCGTGGTGCTGGTGTCGGGCACGCTGGCCCCCATCGCCTACGCCAACAACATCGACCCGCTGCACTTCTGGATGATGGTGCTGGTGGCCTTCGAGCTGGGTTATCTGCTGCCTCCCGTGGCCATCAACCAGTTGCTGACGCGTCAGGTGATCGGCGAAGAAGAGGTGACCGTGGCGGATGCCGAAGTGAAGCACCTGGGCTTCTACCGTCGCTACGAGCGCTGGATCCTGCCGCTGGTGGTGATGACCATCGGCCTGGTGATCGTGGCGTTTGGCCCGCTGGCCATCCACGACTATCCGCAGCTGGCCTTCATGAAGGAATGGTTCCCGCCCGCTGGCCAGTGA